Proteins encoded by one window of Venturia canescens isolate UGA chromosome 2, ASM1945775v1, whole genome shotgun sequence:
- the LOC122405717 gene encoding uncharacterized protein isoform X1 codes for MPRKSSGLPPPKDGKTCCFCGLADVNELDYGKIHEYSGIITHYYCLLFSSNMQQQGSDDEGILGFLPDDIHKEIKRGKRLVCSYCKKNGATLGCCNTKCKKIFHFPCGLKNGSLHQFFGEFRSYCIHHRPKQVIEDRIWKELSQCEKRICYICYDEVNPRDHLGTIWAPCCKKNAWFHRVCVQQLAMSAGYFFKCPLCNNKAEFQKAMLDHGIFIPSQDASWELVPNAFHELLYRHNRCDAVKCVCPKGREYTGTNAKWELTLCRTCGSQGIHSACGNLRWGNPIWECNECTSILNKSGTNTETFSHSSNSRRSQVENDISDDESSSDSEISVGGGPETFTDTCDSHVEPQSSSFVPEVISIKEKSPEKQRLFDTGSKDSLTSPRSITENRETQAVRENNDELAPLTKKPKIEVARKADKDDSDDDVIIVSGPSCRESYRPLSKPWPLGNNRAASGTKENTKLVEIQSKSNTIFEEVLNVGKKVWTSLTGSSTSSQVRFPVSKVGKSVPIEIDLSDSETGSTTNSCTVVNSKTSTYPTTSSPTVIKSKTWMVPTMSSPTDVNPKTSTNPTTSSSTVVNPKTSTNSTTVFPELNIQISNVTSLAPEAFASVPESNNQSTDSKKVEHVPSAEKPKNPAGQQIYQRLEIIRLEAQPAANNLPKPVIYSLTIPGTNTAVPLIITTAETSQPAPPSTNNSPVQSPLSRLAGPKSRKAAIWAAAVSNTSTIQDNSTSAGEVPKLVATVIRTDDPVVTSTKATPGTLQNNESSTVLPPVQNDKGPISVAPQPAPIFEQQSKVLIQNKDGSMVIITPKSSSQTTRSHGQPPFLLPKRSVPNSSNEESAVLSPIVSNSSQVQSNQRSIVAAPELTTSTISNNDRSNIATVTVVCNNNQTVVTPNSTNSTIQSNRGWPLLAPKQTPPLIQSDETSTSVIEVPSESSTPKLSYSLPLEAVVNDEILKSRAGKKFSTKSNVPCNKASSKKTEGSSNVQINQNSTTAEDAAPTTEVSTTSIKTSTPNRLITSSKVCLFTPKPPPSPPSNSPSINTNSSAAVKVPTFLIDNTSEIQNGSSAGISVGNNLNKSPSCNEIRRSFETPPNKSNNEDLQPTGSRTNPKPLTIPISPHSKISYTEDRESLDSSENCTGDAGTDPAVPSKSDVAINIKSNETIGPDIRRNIRCTRDKNDVSKKSGADNEFRNDSQFDAEKNETTQRSIASERRDSPDRIGLINKMIRLRDLKFKVCGSNIVKMEIYKTYCVNMKIDNGKKRKLSSCKNDKVSKMNSAGKLTSHKNDEISKKNSSDLLFKGTENCSLPHGSDYLRNVDDRKRFSGSLMSSCAFSSDENSEKAMISQSSNSSQSNTTLKVSEVLPIDSKHGNINSRGQDELKENLDPIPPSTNISRTISPIERKSKTRLRNSGVTTMQLLNEQGTQDKVIDKKTESSPRKKANDDQSLGTSKILYNEWKESACSVARNLVVANDAEVNGFHCGNTTKTCKTRMTCATENEEISERVESSPKRAKYEKFEAFKEGTLPINNTRIENPPFSHLVTAEKVQSRRSSRVKNVSKNEKLHSNAPKNGKRSSRISKSGSDNSVCCKVSIDLAKIRSVLANTSEFVGKFENNVFQKFQRKNERSKFTWGFLFKTFRSHDNLTIEDNCSSSVQQISKISIRRWKSDGNLFSDFKSENTFREWSRISDDENVWRRGHKRKTRNFEKHDCVR; via the exons ATGCCACGAAAAAGTTCTGGCCTGCCACCTCCCAAAGATGGCAAGACATGTTGTTTCTGTGGCCTCGCGGATGTCAATGAGCTAGATTATGGAAAAATCCATGAATACAGTGGAATTATCACCCATTATTATTGTTTG CTGTTTTCATCTAACATGCAACAGCAAGGGTCTGATGATGAAGGTATTTTGGGTTTTTTGCCTGACGACATCCACAAAGAGATCAAAAGAGGAAAACGACTA GTTTGCTCGTactgcaaaaaaaatggagctaCATTAGGATGCTGCAAtacaaaatgtaaaaaaatatttcattttccttGTGGCCTAAAAAATGGTTCGCTGCATCAGTTTTTTGGAGAATTTAG ATCGTATTGTATTCATCATCGACCGAAGCAGGTAATCGAAGACCGTATTTGGAAAGAGTTATCGCAATGCGAAAAGAGGATATGTTACATATGCTACGATGAAGTTAATCCGCGAGATCATTTGGGTACGATATGGGCTCCGTGTTGCAAAAAAAACGCATGGTTCCATCGTGTATGCGTGCAGCAATTGGCTATGAGTGCAGGATACTTCTTCAAGTGTCCGTTGTGCAACAACAAAGCGGAGTTTCAGAAGGCGATGTTAGACCATGGAATATTTATACCGAGTCAGGACGCATCTTGGGAATTGGTACCAAACGCTTTTCACGAATTGTTATACAGACACAATCGCTGCGATGCTGTAAAATGTGTTTGTCCGAAAGGAAGAGAATATACGGGCACGAACGCGAAATGGGAATTGACGCTTTGTCGAACTTGCGGTTCTCAAGGTATTCACTCGGCATGTGGGAATCTCAGGTGGGGTAACCCAATCTGGGAATGCAACGAGTGCACTTCTATCCTCAATAAATCTGGAACGAATACAGAAACGTTCAGTCATTCTTCAAATAGTCGACGATCGCAAGTTGAAAATGACATATCAGACGATGAGAGTAGCAGCGACAGTGAAATTTCAGTGGGCGGTGGTCCAGAAACGTTCACAGATACCTGTGACTCGCATGTTGAGCCACAATCTTCCTCCTTCGTTCCAGAGGTGATTAGCATCAAAGAGAAAAGTCCAGAAAAACAACGACTTTTTGACACCGGTAGTAAAGATTCGTTGACATCACCGAGGAGCATTACAGAGAATCGGGAGACCCAAGCGGTTAGAGAAAATAACGATGAACTTGCACCTTtgacaaaaaaaccgaaaatcgAAGTGGCACGTAAGGCTGATAAGGACGACAGCGATGACGACGTGATCATCGTTTCCGGACCGAGTTGCAGAGAATCTTATCGTCCTCTCAGTAAGCCTTGGCCACTTGGAAATAATCGGGCAGCTTCAGGAACTAAAGAGAACACGAAGCTGGTAGAAATACAATCGAAAtcaaacacaatttttgaGGAGGTTTTGAATGtgggaaaaaaagtttggacAAGTTTGACTGGTTCGTCGACAAGCTCACAAGTGCGATTTCCAGTATCGAAAGTCGGAAAGTCTGTGCCGATTGAGATTGATTTGAGCGATAGTGAAACTGGATCAACAACGAACTCGTGTACTGTCGTGAATTCAAAAACTTCGACATATCCAACGACGAGTTCGCCTACAGTCATAAAATCGAAAACATGGATGGTCCCAACGATGAGTTCACCTACTGACGTAAATCCAAAGACGTCGACGAACCCTACGACGAGCTCGTCTACAGTTGTAAATCCGAAAACATCGACAAACTCAACGACTGTATTTCCGGAATTGAATATACAAATAAGTAACGTGACGTCTTTGGCTCCTGAAGCGTTTGCCAGCGTACCTGAGTCGAACAATCAATCGACAGATTCAAAAAAAGTCGAGCACGTACCCTCTgccgaaaaaccaaaaaatccaGCCGGTCAACAAATCTATCAACGTCTCGAAATAATACGTTTAGAAGCGCAACCCGCTGCAAACAATTTACCAAAACCAGTGATTTACAGTCTCACTATTCCTGGGACAAACACTGCTGTACCCTTGATTATAACGACGGCTGAAACCTCCCAACCAGCACCACCCAGTACTAATAATTCACCGGTGCAATCACCGTTAAGCAGACTCGCAGGTCCGAAATCCCGTAAAGCGGCAATTTGGGCAGCCGCAGTATCAAATACTTCCACGATTCAAGATAATTCAACATCTGCTGGTGAAGTGCCAAAATTAGTGGCGACGGTAATTCGAACCGACGATCCAGTCGTGACATCGACAAAGGCGACTCCAGGAACGCTTCAAAACAACGAAAGTTCGACGGTTTTGCCACCAGTTCAGAATGACAAAGGACCGATCTCTGTGGCACCACAACCAGCGCCAATTTTTGAACAACAATCCAAAGTCTTGATACAGAACAAAGACGGATCGATGGTTATTATCACTCCGAAATCATCGTCACAAACAACTCGGAGTCACGGTCAACCGCCCTTTTTGTTACCCAAAAGATCAGTTCCAAATTCGAGCAACGAAGAATCGGCTGTACTGTCGCCAATTGTATCTAATTCGTCACAAGTTCAAAGCAACCAAAGATCGATTGTTGCTGCGCCAGAGTTAACGACGTCTACGATTTCGAATAATGATAGATCGAACATTGCGACAGTGACGGTTGTCTGCAATAATAATCAAACGGTTGTTACACCAAATTCAACTAATTCGACGATTCAGAGTAACAGAGGTTGGCCTCTTTTGGCGCCAAAACAAACTCCACCACTGATTCAAAGTGATGAAACATCGACGAGTGTCATTGAGGTTCCATCCGAATCGTCCACGCCGAAGTTATCCTACTCCCTCCCTCTAGAAGCCGTTGtaaacgatgaaattttgaagtCTCGAGCGGGAAAAAAGTTCTCCACGAAAAGTAATGTTCCTTGTAACAAAGCTTCGTCGAAAAAGACCGAGGGATCATCGAACGTACAGATAAATCAAAATTCAACGACCGCTGAAGATGCCGCACCGACGACGGAAGTTTCGACAACTTCGATCAAAACGTCAACTCCGAATCGACTTATTACCTCGAGTAAGGTCTGCTTATTCACTCCTAAACCACCTCCTTCACCCCCGTCCAATTCTCCGTCCATAAATACCAATTCCTCCGCAGCTGTGAAAGTTCCTACGTTTCTGATCGACAATACCAGTGAAATCCAAAACGGATCTTCAGCTGGAATTTCTGTCGGAAACAATTTGAATAAGAGTCCTTCGTGCAATGAGATTCGACGAAGCTTCGAAACTCCTCCGAACAAATCCAACAATGAGGATTTACAACCAACCGGAAGTAGGACCAATCCAAAGCCTCTAACAATTCCGATTAGTCCACACTCAAAAATTTCCTACACTGAAGATAGAGAATCTCTAGACTCTTCGGAAAAC TGTACCGGGGATGCAGGCACCGACCCTGCAGTTCCATCCAAATCTGACGTCGCAATCAATATCAAATCCAACGAGACGATCGGACCAGATATACGTCGAAATATCCGATGTACAAGAGATAAAAACGATGTCAGCAAAAA AAGTGGAGCGGACAACGAGTTTCGAAATGACTCACAGTTCGatgcggaaaaaaatgaaacgactCAACGTTCCATTGCCAGTGAGCGGCGTGACTCCCCTGATCGAATTGGATTAATAAACAAGATGATCAGATTACGAGATCTTAAATTTAAAGTCTGTGGGTCAAACATTGTCAAg ATGGAAATTTACAAAACGTATTGCGTGAATATGAAGATCGATAATGGGAAAAAGCGTAAACTTTCATCATGTAAAAATGATAAAGTTTCGAAGATGAATAGTGCAGGTAAATTAACATCacacaaaaatgatgaaatttcgaagaaaaatagttcAGATTTATTGTTCAAAGGAACCGAGAATTGTTCGTTGCCGCATGGGTCCGATTATTTAAGAAACGTCGATGATCGCAAAAGATTTTCAGGATCATTGATGAGTTCTTGTGCGTTTAGCAGCGATGAAAATAGCGAAAAAGCGATGATCAGCCAATCGAGCAATAGCTCGCAGAGCAACACTACGTTGAAGGTTTCGGAGGTTTTACCGATCGATTCGAAACATGGAAATATCAATTCCCGAGGTCAAGACGAACTCAAAGAAAATCTGGATCCCATACCGCCGTCGACAAATATTAGTAGGACAATAAGCCCTATTGAACGAAAAAGTAAAACTCGTTTGCGCAACAGTGGGGTCACTACAATGCAATTGTTGAATGAGCAAGGCACTCAGGATAAAGTAATTGACAAAAAGACTGAAAGCAGTCCTCGAAAAAAGGCGAATGACGATCAGTCGCTCGGGACTTCGAAAATATTGTACAACGAATGGAAAGAAAGTGCATGTAGCGTTGCTCGAAATTTGGTCGTtgcgaacgacgctgaagtaaACGGTTTTCACTGTGGAAATACcacaaaaacatgtaaaacgcGTATGACCTGCGCGACCGAGAACGAAGAAATTTCTGAACGCGTGGAATCTTCACCAAAACGTGCAAAGTACGAAAAATTCGAGGCTTTCAAAGAGGGAACTCTCCCAATAAATAATACGAGAATTGAAAACCCGCCATTCAGTCATCTAGTCACCGCGGAAAAAGTACAAAGTCGTAGAAGTTCGCGCGTTAAAAACGtttccaaaaatgaaaaattgcactCGAATGCGCCTAAAAATGGGAAGAGATCGAGTCGCATAAGCAAATCAGGTAGCGACAACTCCGTTTGTTGCAAAGTTAGCATCGATCTAGCAAAAATTCGGTCTGTTCTTGCCAATACAAGCGAGTTTGTCggaaagtttgaaaacaatgtatttcaaaaattccagaGGAAAAATGAGCGATCGAAATTTACGTGGGGTTTCCTCTTTAAAACATTTCGTAGCCATgataatttgacaattgaagaTAATTGTTCATCATCGGTCCAACAAATTTCTAAGATTTCCATTCGCAGATGGAAAAGTGATGGCAATCTGTTTAGCGATTTTAAATCCGAGAATACTTTTCGTGAGTGGAGCAGAATTTCTGACGACGAAAATGTGTGGAGAAGAGGCCACAAgcgaaaaactcgaaatttcgaaaagcaCGATTGCGTTAGATAG
- the LOC122405717 gene encoding uncharacterized protein isoform X2, producing the protein MPRKSSGLPPPKDGKTCCFCGLADVNELDYGKIHEYSGIITHYYCLLFSSNMQQQGSDDEGILGFLPDDIHKEIKRGKRLVCSYCKKNGATLGCCNTKCKKIFHFPCGLKNGSLHQFFGEFRSYCIHHRPKQVIEDRIWKELSQCEKRICYICYDEVNPRDHLGTIWAPCCKKNAWFHRVCVQQLAMSAGYFFKCPLCNNKAEFQKAMLDHGIFIPSQDASWELVPNAFHELLYRHNRCDAVKCVCPKGREYTGTNAKWELTLCRTCGSQGIHSACGNLRWGNPIWECNECTSILNKSGTNTETFSHSSNSRRSQVENDISDDESSSDSEISVGGGPETFTDTCDSHVEPQSSSFVPEVISIKEKSPEKQRLFDTGSKDSLTSPRSITENRETQAVRENNDELAPLTKKPKIEVARKADKDDSDDDVIIVSGPSCRESYRPLSKPWPLGNNRAASGTKENTKLVEIQSKSNTIFEEVLNVGKKVWTSLTGSSTSSQVRFPVSKVGKSVPIEIDLSDSETGSTTNSCTVVNSKTSTYPTTSSPTVIKSKTWMVPTMSSPTDVNPKTSTNPTTSSSTVVNPKTSTNSTTVFPELNIQISNVTSLAPEAFASVPESNNQSTDSKKVEHVPSAEKPKNPAGQQIYQRLEIIRLEAQPAANNLPKPVIYSLTIPGTNTAVPLIITTAETSQPAPPSTNNSPVQSPLSRLAGPKSRKAAIWAAAVSNTSTIQDNSTSAGEVPKLVATVIRTDDPVVTSTKATPGTLQNNESSTVLPPVQNDKGPISVAPQPAPIFEQQSKVLIQNKDGSMVIITPKSSSQTTRSHGQPPFLLPKRSVPNSSNEESAVLSPIVSNSSQVQSNQRSIVAAPELTTSTISNNDRSNIATVTVVCNNNQTVVTPNSTNSTIQSNRGWPLLAPKQTPPLIQSDETSTSVIEVPSESSTPKLSYSLPLEAVVNDEILKSRAGKKFSTKSNVPCNKASSKKTEGSSNVQINQNSTTAEDAAPTTEVSTTSIKTSTPNRLITSSKVCLFTPKPPPSPPSNSPSINTNSSAAVKVPTFLIDNTSEIQNGSSAGISVGNNLNKSPSCNEIRRSFETPPNKSNNEDLQPTGSRTNPKPLTIPISPHSKISYTEDRESLDSSENCTGDAGTDPAVPSKSDVAINIKSNETIGPDIRRNIRCTRDKNDVSKKSGADNEFRNDSQFDAEKNETTQRSIASERRDSPDRIGLINKMIRLRDLKFKVCGSNIVKMEIYKTYCVNMKIDNGKKRKLSSCKNDKVSKMNSADLLFKGTENCSLPHGSDYLRNVDDRKRFSGSLMSSCAFSSDENSEKAMISQSSNSSQSNTTLKVSEVLPIDSKHGNINSRGQDELKENLDPIPPSTNISRTISPIERKSKTRLRNSGVTTMQLLNEQGTQDKVIDKKTESSPRKKANDDQSLGTSKILYNEWKESACSVARNLVVANDAEVNGFHCGNTTKTCKTRMTCATENEEISERVESSPKRAKYEKFEAFKEGTLPINNTRIENPPFSHLVTAEKVQSRRSSRVKNVSKNEKLHSNAPKNGKRSSRISKSGSDNSVCCKVSIDLAKIRSVLANTSEFVGKFENNVFQKFQRKNERSKFTWGFLFKTFRSHDNLTIEDNCSSSVQQISKISIRRWKSDGNLFSDFKSENTFREWSRISDDENVWRRGHKRKTRNFEKHDCVR; encoded by the exons ATGCCACGAAAAAGTTCTGGCCTGCCACCTCCCAAAGATGGCAAGACATGTTGTTTCTGTGGCCTCGCGGATGTCAATGAGCTAGATTATGGAAAAATCCATGAATACAGTGGAATTATCACCCATTATTATTGTTTG CTGTTTTCATCTAACATGCAACAGCAAGGGTCTGATGATGAAGGTATTTTGGGTTTTTTGCCTGACGACATCCACAAAGAGATCAAAAGAGGAAAACGACTA GTTTGCTCGTactgcaaaaaaaatggagctaCATTAGGATGCTGCAAtacaaaatgtaaaaaaatatttcattttccttGTGGCCTAAAAAATGGTTCGCTGCATCAGTTTTTTGGAGAATTTAG ATCGTATTGTATTCATCATCGACCGAAGCAGGTAATCGAAGACCGTATTTGGAAAGAGTTATCGCAATGCGAAAAGAGGATATGTTACATATGCTACGATGAAGTTAATCCGCGAGATCATTTGGGTACGATATGGGCTCCGTGTTGCAAAAAAAACGCATGGTTCCATCGTGTATGCGTGCAGCAATTGGCTATGAGTGCAGGATACTTCTTCAAGTGTCCGTTGTGCAACAACAAAGCGGAGTTTCAGAAGGCGATGTTAGACCATGGAATATTTATACCGAGTCAGGACGCATCTTGGGAATTGGTACCAAACGCTTTTCACGAATTGTTATACAGACACAATCGCTGCGATGCTGTAAAATGTGTTTGTCCGAAAGGAAGAGAATATACGGGCACGAACGCGAAATGGGAATTGACGCTTTGTCGAACTTGCGGTTCTCAAGGTATTCACTCGGCATGTGGGAATCTCAGGTGGGGTAACCCAATCTGGGAATGCAACGAGTGCACTTCTATCCTCAATAAATCTGGAACGAATACAGAAACGTTCAGTCATTCTTCAAATAGTCGACGATCGCAAGTTGAAAATGACATATCAGACGATGAGAGTAGCAGCGACAGTGAAATTTCAGTGGGCGGTGGTCCAGAAACGTTCACAGATACCTGTGACTCGCATGTTGAGCCACAATCTTCCTCCTTCGTTCCAGAGGTGATTAGCATCAAAGAGAAAAGTCCAGAAAAACAACGACTTTTTGACACCGGTAGTAAAGATTCGTTGACATCACCGAGGAGCATTACAGAGAATCGGGAGACCCAAGCGGTTAGAGAAAATAACGATGAACTTGCACCTTtgacaaaaaaaccgaaaatcgAAGTGGCACGTAAGGCTGATAAGGACGACAGCGATGACGACGTGATCATCGTTTCCGGACCGAGTTGCAGAGAATCTTATCGTCCTCTCAGTAAGCCTTGGCCACTTGGAAATAATCGGGCAGCTTCAGGAACTAAAGAGAACACGAAGCTGGTAGAAATACAATCGAAAtcaaacacaatttttgaGGAGGTTTTGAATGtgggaaaaaaagtttggacAAGTTTGACTGGTTCGTCGACAAGCTCACAAGTGCGATTTCCAGTATCGAAAGTCGGAAAGTCTGTGCCGATTGAGATTGATTTGAGCGATAGTGAAACTGGATCAACAACGAACTCGTGTACTGTCGTGAATTCAAAAACTTCGACATATCCAACGACGAGTTCGCCTACAGTCATAAAATCGAAAACATGGATGGTCCCAACGATGAGTTCACCTACTGACGTAAATCCAAAGACGTCGACGAACCCTACGACGAGCTCGTCTACAGTTGTAAATCCGAAAACATCGACAAACTCAACGACTGTATTTCCGGAATTGAATATACAAATAAGTAACGTGACGTCTTTGGCTCCTGAAGCGTTTGCCAGCGTACCTGAGTCGAACAATCAATCGACAGATTCAAAAAAAGTCGAGCACGTACCCTCTgccgaaaaaccaaaaaatccaGCCGGTCAACAAATCTATCAACGTCTCGAAATAATACGTTTAGAAGCGCAACCCGCTGCAAACAATTTACCAAAACCAGTGATTTACAGTCTCACTATTCCTGGGACAAACACTGCTGTACCCTTGATTATAACGACGGCTGAAACCTCCCAACCAGCACCACCCAGTACTAATAATTCACCGGTGCAATCACCGTTAAGCAGACTCGCAGGTCCGAAATCCCGTAAAGCGGCAATTTGGGCAGCCGCAGTATCAAATACTTCCACGATTCAAGATAATTCAACATCTGCTGGTGAAGTGCCAAAATTAGTGGCGACGGTAATTCGAACCGACGATCCAGTCGTGACATCGACAAAGGCGACTCCAGGAACGCTTCAAAACAACGAAAGTTCGACGGTTTTGCCACCAGTTCAGAATGACAAAGGACCGATCTCTGTGGCACCACAACCAGCGCCAATTTTTGAACAACAATCCAAAGTCTTGATACAGAACAAAGACGGATCGATGGTTATTATCACTCCGAAATCATCGTCACAAACAACTCGGAGTCACGGTCAACCGCCCTTTTTGTTACCCAAAAGATCAGTTCCAAATTCGAGCAACGAAGAATCGGCTGTACTGTCGCCAATTGTATCTAATTCGTCACAAGTTCAAAGCAACCAAAGATCGATTGTTGCTGCGCCAGAGTTAACGACGTCTACGATTTCGAATAATGATAGATCGAACATTGCGACAGTGACGGTTGTCTGCAATAATAATCAAACGGTTGTTACACCAAATTCAACTAATTCGACGATTCAGAGTAACAGAGGTTGGCCTCTTTTGGCGCCAAAACAAACTCCACCACTGATTCAAAGTGATGAAACATCGACGAGTGTCATTGAGGTTCCATCCGAATCGTCCACGCCGAAGTTATCCTACTCCCTCCCTCTAGAAGCCGTTGtaaacgatgaaattttgaagtCTCGAGCGGGAAAAAAGTTCTCCACGAAAAGTAATGTTCCTTGTAACAAAGCTTCGTCGAAAAAGACCGAGGGATCATCGAACGTACAGATAAATCAAAATTCAACGACCGCTGAAGATGCCGCACCGACGACGGAAGTTTCGACAACTTCGATCAAAACGTCAACTCCGAATCGACTTATTACCTCGAGTAAGGTCTGCTTATTCACTCCTAAACCACCTCCTTCACCCCCGTCCAATTCTCCGTCCATAAATACCAATTCCTCCGCAGCTGTGAAAGTTCCTACGTTTCTGATCGACAATACCAGTGAAATCCAAAACGGATCTTCAGCTGGAATTTCTGTCGGAAACAATTTGAATAAGAGTCCTTCGTGCAATGAGATTCGACGAAGCTTCGAAACTCCTCCGAACAAATCCAACAATGAGGATTTACAACCAACCGGAAGTAGGACCAATCCAAAGCCTCTAACAATTCCGATTAGTCCACACTCAAAAATTTCCTACACTGAAGATAGAGAATCTCTAGACTCTTCGGAAAAC TGTACCGGGGATGCAGGCACCGACCCTGCAGTTCCATCCAAATCTGACGTCGCAATCAATATCAAATCCAACGAGACGATCGGACCAGATATACGTCGAAATATCCGATGTACAAGAGATAAAAACGATGTCAGCAAAAA AAGTGGAGCGGACAACGAGTTTCGAAATGACTCACAGTTCGatgcggaaaaaaatgaaacgactCAACGTTCCATTGCCAGTGAGCGGCGTGACTCCCCTGATCGAATTGGATTAATAAACAAGATGATCAGATTACGAGATCTTAAATTTAAAGTCTGTGGGTCAAACATTGTCAAg ATGGAAATTTACAAAACGTATTGCGTGAATATGAAGATCGATAATGGGAAAAAGCGTAAACTTTCATCATGTAAAAATGATAAAGTTTCGAAGATGAATAGTGCAG ATTTATTGTTCAAAGGAACCGAGAATTGTTCGTTGCCGCATGGGTCCGATTATTTAAGAAACGTCGATGATCGCAAAAGATTTTCAGGATCATTGATGAGTTCTTGTGCGTTTAGCAGCGATGAAAATAGCGAAAAAGCGATGATCAGCCAATCGAGCAATAGCTCGCAGAGCAACACTACGTTGAAGGTTTCGGAGGTTTTACCGATCGATTCGAAACATGGAAATATCAATTCCCGAGGTCAAGACGAACTCAAAGAAAATCTGGATCCCATACCGCCGTCGACAAATATTAGTAGGACAATAAGCCCTATTGAACGAAAAAGTAAAACTCGTTTGCGCAACAGTGGGGTCACTACAATGCAATTGTTGAATGAGCAAGGCACTCAGGATAAAGTAATTGACAAAAAGACTGAAAGCAGTCCTCGAAAAAAGGCGAATGACGATCAGTCGCTCGGGACTTCGAAAATATTGTACAACGAATGGAAAGAAAGTGCATGTAGCGTTGCTCGAAATTTGGTCGTtgcgaacgacgctgaagtaaACGGTTTTCACTGTGGAAATACcacaaaaacatgtaaaacgcGTATGACCTGCGCGACCGAGAACGAAGAAATTTCTGAACGCGTGGAATCTTCACCAAAACGTGCAAAGTACGAAAAATTCGAGGCTTTCAAAGAGGGAACTCTCCCAATAAATAATACGAGAATTGAAAACCCGCCATTCAGTCATCTAGTCACCGCGGAAAAAGTACAAAGTCGTAGAAGTTCGCGCGTTAAAAACGtttccaaaaatgaaaaattgcactCGAATGCGCCTAAAAATGGGAAGAGATCGAGTCGCATAAGCAAATCAGGTAGCGACAACTCCGTTTGTTGCAAAGTTAGCATCGATCTAGCAAAAATTCGGTCTGTTCTTGCCAATACAAGCGAGTTTGTCggaaagtttgaaaacaatgtatttcaaaaattccagaGGAAAAATGAGCGATCGAAATTTACGTGGGGTTTCCTCTTTAAAACATTTCGTAGCCATgataatttgacaattgaagaTAATTGTTCATCATCGGTCCAACAAATTTCTAAGATTTCCATTCGCAGATGGAAAAGTGATGGCAATCTGTTTAGCGATTTTAAATCCGAGAATACTTTTCGTGAGTGGAGCAGAATTTCTGACGACGAAAATGTGTGGAGAAGAGGCCACAAgcgaaaaactcgaaatttcgaaaagcaCGATTGCGTTAGATAG